The window CTGGGCTGGGGAACGGCCATGATCGCGGTGGCCTGGACCATAAAATTTCTTGAACTGGGGGGAGCCCGATGGTTTGGGCATTTGAAGTAAAAGACCTTTCCTTTCAATATAAAGACGGTACCAAGGCTTTGGACAGGCTGACCCTCAATATTGAGCGGGGAAGCCGGGTGGCCCTGCTGGGACCCAATGGATCCGGCAAAACCACCCTGCTGCTGCACTTTAATGCCATTCATCCGGTGCAGCAGGGAACTCTTAAAGTATTAGGAGAAGTGGTCACCGCCAAAAACGAAAAATGGGTCAGGGATCAAGTGGGCCTGGTGTTTCAAGATCCCGATGATCAGCTCTTTTCCTCCAGTGTCTGGGAAGACGTGGCCTTCGGACCGGTTAACCAGGGACTGCAGGGGGAGACTTTAAAAGAAAGGGTCAGGGAGGCCCTGCGTTTTGTCAACATGGAAGCCTATGCCGCCAAAGTCCCCTACCATCTCAGCTATGGTCAAAAAAAGCGGGTGGCCATTGCCGGGGTGATAGCCATGAATCCCGAGATGATTGTGCTGGACGAACCCCTGGCCTTC is drawn from Desulforamulus ruminis DSM 2154 and contains these coding sequences:
- a CDS encoding ATP-binding cassette domain-containing protein, with translation MVWAFEVKDLSFQYKDGTKALDRLTLNIERGSRVALLGPNGSGKTTLLLHFNAIHPVQQGTLKVLGEVVTAKNEKWVRDQVGLVFQDPDDQLFSSSVWEDVAFGPVNQGLQGETLKERVREALRFVNMEAYAAKVPYHLSYGQKKRVAIAGVIAMNPEMIVLDEPLAFLDPAGKRELFSLLDRLKREGKTIVMATHDVDMAVQWADKVLVMKDGRLVAEGSPRLLTDREIVESAHLEFPTVSRIFLHFPSLCGETVPATVQEAVAMIEGLLAKNESK